GTGGTGCTCATTATTGCTGTATATTGCTTGTACATTGTCTCCTTGAGTCACTAACAGATGAAACCAAAGTCCTTATGCGTTGACTACCTTACCAAATACATCCAATggtgatatttatttaataaacatCTCAAATGTTTCAACAGCAAGGAAAACTGTCTTTGCATTAATCGGGGAATTCTATGCCACGGAAAGGAGCGTTCAGTGGAACCCCAGGTGTCTAAGACGGCCTGATAATTACCTGCACGGCAAGTTGCTATTTCTACACAGGTGGGTGGGCCGCAGCAAGTGTGCAGCAGAGGTCAGTGGAGCCCTTCATTACAAGCTCTGATGAAGCTCCACCGGGTGCACTTCCACTCGCTGGTTTGCTGGGGTGGATGCAATTACTGGTTTGCTCATAATGGTTATTCCATCACTGCAGAACAGGAGACCACTATAAACAAAATGAAGTCCAATTGTACGTCACCGAGCACTTAACGCTTCAACCCATCTGGTCTCAGTCTTCATGCCAAAACACTCTCACCTTATCAtcgaacatttttaacaaaagcaaAGCCAAATAAAAGAGTAAACGAGTcgttttcatttcacttctcatatttcaatgttttatttatttaaataatttaaaatggacACAAAATATCCCGCCGACAGTCTGCACATCAACAGGAGTTTCAGAGGCACATTTTCCATCCACTTTAAGACAGCGCTTCAGTGTGTTTCCTTGGGAAATGTAGGCCCCGCATGCATTTAGATCAGAGAGAAAACCTGCCCGAGAAACCCTGCCGGTGCAACGGGTGGGGAGACAGTTTCTATCAAACGTGGAAGTTTTGCTACTGATGTCTCCTCTGGTACCCACATGGCTGGTAGCAGAGCTGGGTATGTAAGAGCACATAATGCTTTGTAGGAGAAGCAGGGGTGGTTTAAGTCACATTACTGTATGTTAATACAGAGAAtagattattctttttttttttttataagagCTGACTGTCAACCTACCCTGTTCCCGTACAGCCACTGATCTATGTCTTCACACACAACCACAAGACAGCTGAATATGGATAAAGTCAATTATAAACAGCTTTTGAAAATATTGGACAgtgaaacagagaaataaaaaaatttaaagggCGGTGAGACTCCATACCTTTACTTCATTCAGTTCAGTTATgaaaatttcattttaaaaacacgaGACCATTTTGTGTGACATTAACAATTATTTCTCTCCCAATTCTGACTTCTTACATTATTGTTAAAACATCTACCATCATTTCCTTTTGAGCTCAGTTTGAAAACCTTAAGTAGCATCGTGGTTTAGACTCAACAGTGGGCCTGGCTGAGCAGTACACAGTACCATCACAGCAGTATTTATCaggaaacactttaaaaaagaGCTTCTATCAAGCCTGAGGCAACATTAGCTTTGTTTCATCAATGGCCAGATATTAGGCCATGTTTTACAAAGTGAGAATGATTTCCTGTGTCATTCATTCGTAAAACGGCCAAGGAGAAGATACAAATGATGGCACGATATCCTGAAAAGTCTATAAGAACAAGTATTTTTCATAATGTCTTCAGGTATGGAAATGATTTACCAACCTACAGTGTAATGCCAACAGGACAAAGTTGTGGCAAAACCAAGTGTAAGGTATGAGTACAAAGGGGATAGTTTGGACTGGTGGTAGAAAGAGTCAGAAAAAAGGAGAATCAAAACATCATTAGCACActtcaatatttatatttacacactctcgcacacacacacacacacgcacacacacatacacacactgagaatCTCGCTGAGGTATTAAAGTCGCCTCAATGCACGCTTTTTATCTGCTTTCTTTTTCCCTGCTACATtattactgctactactactactgttgTTATTGCTGGTGGTGGTACTGGCTCCGTTAGCTCCATTACCCAGAGTTGCTGGTACAGCTGCTGCACTGGGTCCCGCTCTCTTTGTGGGGTCACCTGCGTGCTTCTTTGGCTGTGGGCCATCATTGGGGTCCTGCGGAGCCCCAGATGTCCCACCAGGCCCACCCATGGCGTGGATTTCTGTAAGCAGATGAGCGCGGGACTCGTATTCTGCATAGTCCTCTAACAGCAAACGCCCGGCCTCTTCGTTCAGAGCCGATTCGGGGTTTGGATGAATGAGAAGACACTTGATCGTCTGTtgggaaacaaaaagagaagataAGAAATTTAAAATTGGAGGAAACAAAGTTGACACTCAGAACAATGAAGAGTGGTCATTCATCTTACAAGTAAGACATGTCTGAGGCCAAGTTCTGCCTTCCAGTCCCTTTTCAACACGTTGACACAGATCTCTCCCTTGTGACCGACATTGGGGTGAAAAATCTTGGTCAGGAAATACCCCTTGGGTGGAACCGCAGGGAAGTCCTTCCCAAGGACCAGCCGCATTCGGAAAATGCCACCAGCAAATGGAGTTCCCTCTGTCAAAGCATAAAGAATTCATCAAATGAACAATATGTCCAGACTGTGCCAAACTTGCTCCATGCAAAGAAAGAGGGTCAGAGAGCTGCAATTGAGTCGACTAACACAAAAAGGAAAACGTTAAATCCAAGTCAGCTGCGGATCATTTAGTTCAAACTCCTCGACTTTATTATAATCCCATACAGTTCTGATGAAAACGTACACCCAATAAAAATGTGACCTTATGAAATGTACTCCACTGCCACttcaaaataatgaatacaTTACCTGCAATAGCTTATAAGTGTATTGTCCTGGGACAGAGGAAAGCAATATGAGGAGTTAATAAAATGTGGACAAGTGTCAGGCTCTTCAGCGCCATCTTAACAATAACAAGGTCTGAAACAATGAGCTCATAGGCCCagtacacacctggtattaacatccgccctgagagatccgatcacaagtggccaGCGTAAAGCACGCGTGTTCACACCTGGAATTAAAATGCGTCatgacggtgtgtgtgtgtgtgtgtgtgtgtgtgtgtgtgtgtgtgtgtgcgtgcgtgtgtagaCAAGTCCGGAGAATGTGAATGAACCTCGTGCAGCCGTTGTTGAGGAATGCTTGACCATCCTGACACATTACATCTGTACACCATTAGGAGAATAGTGCACGTCTATTCCACACAAACCAGCaatacccaaggtcaggttgtAGATAAAGGGCCAACTAGCAGTATATTGTAGTGTCTAGGCTCATGAACTTTTATATCTAATTCAGATGcaccagacagagagacaccaaACTCCAACTCTTTTGCGTATTACACCAGCGACAAGATGTAAGGACACAACGTGATTGAGGGATAATAGCTTTAGGCTTAACGATCCAATAGGATGCCAACACCTCCATGTAACATAGGGAGTGACAGCAGTTCTAGCCTTTCATGGATGTGATGTTGGAATGGGTGACGCAAGTAGAGGGAGATACTGGGATGCTGtgtgagacatcttcagactcaGGGTTGACAATTAGTCAAGtacatcaagtctacattaaactcttctgcataagacatcagctgctgcctgagttctcctttcaccggcttccagaaaacttctaTAAAAACTGTAAAGAAAGATTTGACCAATTTCAGGAAAGTatcaatcattatgtggtgatcagtgttgttATTGTGGGAGTGGTCATAGACAAATCAatgagaagagaagaaatatgTTCTAGTCGTAGTGAAACTGCAGTGGCTTAgaagacgtcagctgagtacgCTGTCTTTCATATGTGGCCAACTGCTAAAAGAATATGGACACATATGGCCCAGACCACCTCCGGATGTGGTCTGGTGTTATCAGATCACCTGTATTTAGCGCTTTCtgcttgtgatcggatcacaaaAAACTGATGTTATTTCATTATGAACACTCAGGTGTGTGTAGAACAGTTTCACATAaaaaatctgtgtttctctgatgCTTTCAGGCAGACACAGGGTGTCAGTAGGGGCAGTTTATTCTACTTGTTTATCTGATACTTGAAGGTCCGGGCGTCAAATGACAAAGGTCCTTCATCTGTTTATAAGTAggctatatataaatatgtatggtTATAAAAAGTGACATGACTTAAGAAGGTAAAAGAAGGAGTCGGATAGAACGATGTCTGGCAATTGGTACATTAAAGTATTCCCTGGCATTTATGGAAAACTCTGAACGGCCAACAATATCTGAATTCCAAAACCTGTATTTGTACGAGCCATTCACTGCTGCACGCAATTAGTCTTTAATTTCGCATGATCATTTTCACTGACTTATGCAATGGGATGCTACAGTGTGGAGGCCTTCCATCTTAAAGCAGAGGAACAGGAATGTGAACTGGCTGACGAGGACAAGAAAACAGCACCAGTAACCGAAAGACCAGAAGTAGCCCATTCCCATCGTCCTCCACAATGTTTTTCAATATGTAAAATCAGTGAGCACTTCCCAACACAGAGGGCCTGTCACTGTGTAATCCTCACCTGGTCCTTCTATGGCTGTGTGCAGCTCAGTAATGTCTTCCTCGCTTGGATAGATCTTAATACCCTCAGGTGGGTCTGCAGCTAAAGCTGAAACCTCTTTGTAGACCAAGCGAAGAACATGAGGTGGCAAATTCTCCACATTGGAGTTCTGGagagaaacataaacacatatcAGGTGAagcacatatacaaacacaggGCTTCAACAAACTATAAACCAGGGGTATTTAATAATAAACGTTTCATTTTCTAACTGAAGGAGATTAAGACAGGAAATAGAAATGGATGTAATATGCAGCTaaaatgttggttttgtttCCTTCAGACATGCAACTTGTTCGGCACCTGCAATATGACTTAAAAAATAATGCAATCAGACTTGAGGAAACAGGTATTAGCTTTGATTATTATATGATTAATTATATTGAGGACAAATAACACTGTGATCACTTAAAATAATATCCACGATGaatttacaatatttttatattttcaataatgGAACATGAAAGAATAATCACTCAACATCCGTGTAACACAAGGATAGACTGGTCGGTTTTATGTGGGCTGCAAAGTTTTGGCTTTCAGGTTAACAGCTG
This region of Paralichthys olivaceus isolate ysfri-2021 chromosome 13, ASM2471397v2, whole genome shotgun sequence genomic DNA includes:
- the ube2s gene encoding ubiquitin-conjugating enzyme E2 S, whose product is MNSNVENLPPHVLRLVYKEVSALAADPPEGIKIYPSEEDITELHTAIEGPEGTPFAGGIFRMRLVLGKDFPAVPPKGYFLTKIFHPNVGHKGEICVNVLKRDWKAELGLRHVLLTIKCLLIHPNPESALNEEAGRLLLEDYAEYESRAHLLTEIHAMGGPGGTSGAPQDPNDGPQPKKHAGDPTKRAGPSAAAVPATLGNGANGASTTTSNNNSSSSSSNNVAGKKKADKKRALRRL